A single window of Limnothrix sp. FACHB-406 DNA harbors:
- a CDS encoding photosystem II manganese-stabilizing polypeptide, which yields MRYKALIAALLALCLSVLTAACGDASMASDRPLTYEEIRNTGLANNCPDVDTVTRGSIALEAGKNYSIQALCLQPLNYYVKEEGLNKRREAEFVEGRLLTRKTSSLDQIQGSLAVNSDGSLTFTEEDGFDFQPSTVLLPGGEEVPFLFTIKQLVATSQAGQAAITSSTDLKGQFRVPSYRGSTFLDPKGRGLASGYDNAVALPADADSDELVKENVKKYDIGTGNISLQVSKVDADTNEIAGTFVSYQPSDTDMGSKKPSDMKIVGRFYARVDSDA from the coding sequence ATGCGATACAAAGCTTTGATCGCCGCGCTTCTGGCCCTGTGCCTGAGTGTGCTAACGGCGGCCTGCGGCGATGCCTCAATGGCCAGCGATCGCCCCCTGACCTACGAAGAAATTCGGAACACCGGTCTGGCGAATAACTGCCCTGATGTCGATACCGTCACGCGCGGTTCGATCGCCCTTGAAGCAGGTAAAAATTACAGCATTCAAGCCCTGTGCTTACAGCCCCTTAATTACTACGTAAAAGAAGAAGGCCTTAACAAGCGCAGAGAAGCGGAATTTGTGGAAGGCCGTTTGCTGACCCGCAAAACCAGCTCCCTCGACCAAATTCAAGGCTCCCTGGCCGTGAACAGCGATGGCTCGCTGACCTTCACCGAAGAAGATGGCTTTGACTTCCAACCTTCAACCGTGCTGCTGCCCGGTGGCGAAGAAGTGCCCTTCCTGTTCACGATCAAGCAACTGGTGGCCACCAGCCAAGCCGGTCAAGCGGCCATCACCTCTTCCACCGACCTGAAGGGCCAATTCCGCGTTCCCTCCTATCGTGGTTCCACCTTCTTGGATCCGAAGGGTCGTGGTTTGGCCAGCGGCTATGACAATGCCGTGGCGCTGCCCGCTGATGCTGACAGCGACGAACTGGTGAAAGAAAACGTCAAGAAATACGACATCGGCACGGGCAACATCTCGCTGCAAGTGTCGAAGGTGGACGCTGACACCAACGAAATTGCCGGCACTTTCGTTAGCTACCAACCCTCGGATACCGACATGGGTTCCAAGAAGCCGAGCGACATGAAGATTGTCGGTCGCTTCTATGCCCGTGTGGACAGCGATGCCTAG
- a CDS encoding pyridoxal phosphate-dependent aminotransferase family protein gives MEVVKEYVQRWYESDLDPDEYICHQKQGNWVEIEEATTGERFEVLTFCTNDVLGLTMNPAVRQAAIDSILQYGTSNSSCSVLSGRIDLHRQLEDEISSFKHLPHTQLFMNAWMAMQAVIDGFCHLAIQVPGFTHDRETLIMSDVLNHGCIISALAHARTRSGKTFSYSPHVRVKAYRHCDAQDLARKLERHARPGDRIFVVSDAVFSMDGDVAPLPEMIEVLSRYPGSVLLMDEAHASGALGPTGRGIYEHFGILPSDAIAKGVVPLIMTTFSKFAASAGAAISTHVAEFKPLMNVSPTSIGTISLPPPMTAAALESIRQVRQHPELVKRLQDNTRYLRSRLTAANFEVMGETNVLPVLLPPDMNPKYFARQLMAEHGIWVSPIWFIAKPRVRITANALHTQDEMDRLVDAMVQVRESMYAASKSA, from the coding sequence GTGGAAGTCGTCAAAGAGTACGTCCAGCGCTGGTATGAGAGCGATCTCGATCCAGATGAATATATTTGCCACCAGAAGCAGGGCAACTGGGTCGAAATTGAGGAGGCGACAACGGGGGAACGCTTCGAGGTGCTGACCTTTTGTACGAATGACGTACTGGGGTTAACGATGAACCCGGCCGTGCGCCAGGCTGCCATCGACTCAATTTTGCAATACGGCACCTCGAATAGTTCCTGCTCGGTGTTAAGTGGTCGGATTGATCTGCACCGCCAACTGGAAGATGAAATTTCCAGCTTCAAGCATTTGCCTCACACGCAACTGTTCATGAATGCCTGGATGGCCATGCAGGCCGTGATTGATGGGTTCTGCCATTTGGCCATTCAGGTGCCGGGCTTTACCCACGATCGCGAAACCCTGATCATGTCGGACGTGTTGAACCACGGCTGCATCATCTCGGCCTTGGCCCACGCTCGGACGCGATCGGGCAAAACCTTTAGCTATAGCCCCCATGTGCGGGTGAAGGCTTACCGCCACTGCGATGCGCAAGATTTGGCTCGCAAACTGGAACGCCATGCGCGGCCAGGCGATCGCATTTTTGTGGTGTCGGATGCGGTGTTTTCGATGGATGGGGATGTGGCTCCTCTGCCGGAAATGATCGAGGTGCTCAGTCGCTATCCCGGCTCCGTGCTGTTGATGGACGAAGCCCACGCCAGCGGCGCTCTGGGGCCCACGGGCCGCGGCATCTATGAGCATTTTGGGATTTTGCCCAGCGATGCGATCGCCAAAGGTGTTGTGCCCCTGATCATGACCACCTTCTCGAAGTTTGCGGCTTCGGCCGGTGCGGCCATCAGCACCCATGTGGCGGAATTCAAGCCGCTGATGAATGTGTCGCCCACCTCGATCGGAACCATTTCCCTGCCGCCGCCAATGACCGCCGCCGCCCTGGAGAGTATTCGCCAAGTGCGCCAACATCCAGAGCTGGTGAAGCGCCTGCAAGACAACACTCGCTACTTGCGATCGCGGTTGACGGCCGCCAACTTTGAAGTGATGGGCGAAACCAATGTGTTGCCCGTGTTGCTGCCACCGGACATGAACCCGAAATATTTTGCCCGCCAACTGATGGCTGAGCATGGCATTTGGGTTTCTCCGATTTGGTTCATTGCCAAGCCTCGGGTGCGGATCACGGCCAACGCGCTCCATACCCAAGACGAGATGGATCGGTTGGTGGATGCCATGGTGCAGGTGCGCGAGTCCATGTATGCCGCCAGCAAGTCAGCCTAG
- a CDS encoding DUF3326 domain-containing protein has translation MQSAIVDRTRPFTAVLLIPTGIGATIGGYAGDGLPVARAMASAVDCLITHPNVLNGAMLYWPLPNTLYVEGYALDRLAAGDWGLRPVRQNRIALILDRAIEPELQRRQLQAADAARATLGIDVMAAIVTDRPLGVALKISASGASWGTIAQPASLLRAAERAIEAGAEAIAVVARFPDEDTPLTTAYRQGRGVDPIAGAEAVISHLVVREFAVPCAHAPALVSGPPVADLAPRSAAEELGHTFLPCVLAGLWRSPQFLRDWAQWQPLDITRNSIDVVITPTSACGGAAVLHWAAAGADILAVDDNATTMQVPPEALNLRATRVRSYLEAIGWLTARRAGLWPDALRSDPIMPLLPTVDSPGD, from the coding sequence ATGCAATCTGCGATCGTTGACCGAACTCGCCCGTTTACGGCGGTCTTGCTGATTCCCACCGGCATTGGTGCAACGATCGGGGGTTACGCAGGCGATGGGCTACCGGTGGCGCGGGCCATGGCCTCGGCGGTGGATTGTTTAATCACCCATCCCAATGTGTTGAACGGGGCCATGCTCTATTGGCCGTTGCCCAACACCCTGTATGTGGAAGGCTATGCGCTCGATCGCCTCGCGGCTGGTGACTGGGGGCTGCGGCCGGTGCGCCAAAACCGGATCGCTCTGATTTTGGATCGGGCCATTGAGCCGGAATTGCAGCGACGACAACTGCAAGCGGCCGACGCGGCCCGAGCCACCTTGGGCATTGATGTGATGGCGGCAATTGTGACCGATCGCCCCCTGGGAGTGGCTCTCAAAATTTCCGCTTCCGGGGCCTCTTGGGGAACCATTGCCCAACCCGCCAGCCTGCTGAGGGCAGCGGAACGGGCGATCGAAGCCGGAGCCGAGGCGATCGCCGTGGTGGCCCGTTTTCCCGACGAAGACACCCCCCTAACCACCGCCTATCGTCAAGGCCGGGGCGTGGATCCGATCGCCGGAGCCGAAGCGGTGATCAGCCATTTGGTGGTGCGAGAATTTGCCGTGCCCTGTGCCCATGCGCCGGCCTTGGTCAGCGGCCCCCCAGTGGCAGACTTGGCCCCGCGATCGGCCGCTGAAGAATTGGGCCATACTTTCCTGCCCTGCGTGCTGGCTGGCCTGTGGCGATCACCCCAATTCCTGCGCGATTGGGCCCAATGGCAACCCCTAGACATCACCCGCAACTCGATCGATGTGGTGATTACGCCCACGAGTGCCTGTGGCGGCGCGGCCGTTTTGCATTGGGCCGCCGCCGGGGCCGATATCCTCGCGGTGGACGACAACGCCACGACGATGCAAGTCCCCCCCGAAGCGCTGAATTTGCGAGCCACACGGGTGCGATCATACTTAGAGGCGATCGGTTGGCTCACGGCCCGCCGGGCTGGCCTCTGGCCCGATGCCTTGCGATCGGATCCAATCATGCCGTTATTGCCAACGGTTGATTCGCCTGGGGATTAA
- a CDS encoding CPBP family intramembrane glutamic endopeptidase: protein MNDFEDLDLEPLERSQLLMTIALTALAFWGGAQLWLWLGQVQRWPVIWSWTGVAIGLGLGLAITGLSGAIALVWPGYRRSAQAYLNWLMPSLLPWDALWVGLLPGASEELFFRGVMFPGLGADWLALLGSSLCFGWLHLAGRKHWPYAAWAGITGAILCGSAWWTSNLLVPTIAHITTNALAVLIWHYQRAKA from the coding sequence GTGAATGATTTTGAGGATTTGGATCTAGAACCCCTAGAGCGATCGCAGCTTTTGATGACGATCGCCCTCACTGCCCTGGCCTTTTGGGGAGGGGCGCAACTGTGGCTCTGGTTGGGCCAAGTGCAGCGCTGGCCTGTGATTTGGTCTTGGACTGGGGTGGCGATCGGGCTGGGGCTGGGCCTCGCCATCACCGGCCTCAGCGGCGCGATCGCCCTAGTTTGGCCCGGATATCGTCGCAGCGCCCAAGCCTATCTCAACTGGTTGATGCCTTCCCTTTTGCCTTGGGATGCACTTTGGGTGGGCCTGTTGCCCGGAGCCAGCGAAGAACTGTTCTTTCGGGGGGTGATGTTTCCCGGCTTGGGCGCTGACTGGCTGGCCCTGTTGGGATCTAGCCTTTGCTTTGGTTGGCTGCATTTGGCAGGACGCAAGCACTGGCCCTACGCCGCTTGGGCCGGCATCACCGGGGCCATTCTCTGCGGCAGTGCTTGGTGGACGAGCAATTTGCTGGTTCCCACCATTGCCCACATCACCACCAATGCATTGGCTGTGTTGATCTGGCACTATCAACGAGCCAAGGCCTAG
- a CDS encoding LON peptidase substrate-binding domain-containing protein, with product MGSPSSIAVRELPLFPLNDLVLFPGQPLPLHIFEYRYRIMMNTILETDRRFGVLMSDEQSGEIATIGCCAEVLRYQRLPDGRLKMLTLGQQRFRLLEYVREKPYRVGLVEWIQDDPPSDDLYGLAGEVETLLKDVVRLSAKLSDREIELPDEIPTLPTELSYWVAAKLYGVAAEQQALLEMQDTAVRLQREAEILSSTRNHLAARTALKDALP from the coding sequence ATGGGTTCTCCGTCCTCGATCGCCGTCCGTGAACTGCCGTTGTTCCCCCTTAACGACCTTGTGTTGTTTCCAGGACAACCTCTGCCGCTGCACATTTTTGAATATCGCTATCGGATCATGATGAACACCATCCTGGAAACCGATCGACGGTTTGGGGTGTTGATGTCCGATGAGCAAAGCGGCGAAATTGCCACCATTGGTTGTTGTGCGGAAGTCCTGCGCTATCAACGGTTACCCGATGGCCGGCTGAAGATGTTGACCCTCGGCCAACAGCGCTTTCGGCTGTTGGAATATGTGCGCGAAAAGCCCTACCGCGTTGGCTTGGTGGAATGGATCCAAGATGATCCACCCAGCGATGATCTGTATGGGTTAGCCGGGGAAGTGGAAACCCTGCTGAAGGACGTGGTGCGGTTGTCGGCCAAATTGTCCGATCGGGAAATTGAGCTACCGGACGAAATTCCCACCCTGCCCACGGAACTGTCCTACTGGGTTGCGGCCAAGCTCTATGGCGTGGCGGCGGAACAACAGGCCCTGTTGGAAATGCAAGATACGGCGGTGCGCCTGCAACGGGAAGCCGAAATTCTGAGTTCAACGCGCAACCACCTGGCGGCTCGCACGGCCCTGAAAGACGCACTCCCTTGA